A genomic segment from Dethiosulfovibrio russensis encodes:
- a CDS encoding 4Fe-4S dicluster domain-containing protein: protein MTAPDLLNKVFAAGVVGAGGAGFPTHVKLSADGVHTYLINGAECEPLLRNNMALFDEKTPFLVETAHKVGSILGVERVTFCVKRKHVSQIDKLRLAGADVFEMDDYYPAGDEIIMIQEATGLTVPEGGLPLQVGVVVNNVETLYNLGRAMEDSPVTRTWVTVGGAVANPGVWSVPIGTIASELVALAGGETISNPVYVDGGPMTGTYRKSAKFPLGKRSNGILVVPSDSALVRYETMPVETMVRQARYACCQCTQCTMVCSRHLIGYELEPHKVMRAMAYPEQRTPEILKMAMLCSDCNLCSGLHGCPMQLSPRRINQLLKASFREKKVKFSFDKTLDGPDENRQYRLLPSKRLVRRIGLAGWDVDCPFMGEYVPLRVDIAMGQHIGAPCIPIVQVGQEVSEGQTIGVVPEGALGAPVHSSVNGSVESVSDSSVVIKARKG from the coding sequence ATGACTGCCCCCGATCTACTGAATAAGGTCTTTGCTGCCGGGGTCGTGGGAGCCGGAGGTGCCGGTTTTCCCACCCATGTCAAGCTCTCAGCCGACGGCGTACATACGTATCTGATAAACGGAGCGGAATGCGAGCCGCTATTGAGAAACAACATGGCCCTCTTCGACGAAAAAACGCCTTTTCTCGTCGAAACCGCCCATAAGGTCGGATCCATTCTTGGCGTCGAAAGGGTTACCTTCTGCGTGAAGAGAAAGCATGTCTCCCAGATAGACAAACTCAGGCTGGCCGGGGCCGATGTTTTCGAGATGGACGATTATTATCCGGCAGGCGACGAGATAATCATGATTCAGGAGGCCACTGGATTGACAGTTCCAGAAGGAGGCCTTCCTCTTCAGGTCGGAGTGGTGGTCAACAACGTGGAGACCTTGTACAACCTGGGGCGGGCCATGGAAGACTCTCCTGTCACCAGGACCTGGGTTACCGTCGGAGGTGCCGTCGCCAATCCCGGGGTCTGGTCGGTTCCGATAGGAACTATAGCATCGGAGCTTGTTGCCCTGGCCGGTGGGGAGACCATCTCGAATCCGGTCTACGTGGACGGGGGACCTATGACGGGAACCTACAGGAAGTCGGCGAAATTCCCTCTGGGCAAGAGGTCCAACGGGATACTGGTCGTCCCATCCGACTCGGCATTGGTTCGCTACGAGACCATGCCGGTGGAGACCATGGTCCGTCAGGCTCGGTACGCCTGTTGTCAATGTACCCAATGTACCATGGTTTGTTCCAGACACCTTATAGGTTACGAGCTGGAACCTCACAAGGTGATGAGAGCTATGGCTTATCCGGAGCAGAGGACCCCGGAGATACTGAAAATGGCTATGCTTTGTTCCGATTGCAATCTGTGCAGCGGCCTCCATGGCTGTCCTATGCAGTTGAGTCCCAGAAGGATCAATCAATTGCTGAAGGCCTCTTTCAGGGAGAAAAAGGTCAAGTTCTCCTTCGACAAAACCCTGGATGGACCGGACGAGAACAGACAGTATCGACTACTACCGAGCAAGCGGCTGGTAAGGCGTATAGGACTTGCCGGATGGGATGTAGATTGCCCCTTTATGGGCGAATACGTTCCTCTCCGTGTGGATATAGCGATGGGGCAGCATATAGGGGCTCCCTGTATCCCGATCGTCCAGGTAGGACAGGAGGTCTCGGAGGGGCAGACCATCGGCGTCGTGCCGGAAGGAGCGTTAGGGGCGCCGGTTCATTCGTCGGTTAACGGATCTGTGGAATCGGTTAGCGATAGCTCGGTGGTCATAAAAGCCAGGAAGGGGTGA